A single window of Rhodamnia argentea isolate NSW1041297 chromosome 5, ASM2092103v1, whole genome shotgun sequence DNA harbors:
- the LOC115757577 gene encoding zinc-finger homeodomain protein 4-like, whose product MELPSQDGDIPIPINSSFGGGHGGHLIHQPQQHDPSSAIPSHNNHINLPRIPTNAPPPPQPPPPPPPPPLEEPQPQPQHQQHVMPYKKVVVKYKECLKNHAASMGGTAMDGCGEFMPSGEEGTIEALTCSACNCHRNFHRKEVEGGGGDDHDPQWYNQTAPHNLMSKPGRKFIMGHQIHPKNVNVLGGHEPPPPPHHHHGLVYPTAAGTLISSRTPPPLHHQMIIPYSIGAHSHSGPSESDEHEGGGGAAAIRAPHHQAVKKRFRTKFTQEQKEKMFNFAEKVGWKIQKQEESVVQQFCQEVGVKRRVLKVWMHNNKHNLAKKNPSNNNTPSSLN is encoded by the coding sequence aTGGAGCTTCCAAGTCAAGATGGGGATATCCCAATCCCCATAAACAGCAGCTTTGGTGGGGGTCATGGAGGCCACTTGATTCATCAACCACAACAGCACGACCCTTCTTCTGCAATCCCATCACACAACAACCACATCAACCTCCCTCGCATACCCACCAATGCCCCTCCTCCTCCacaaccaccgccaccgccaccgccacctcctCTGGAGGAGCCTCAGCCTCAGCCTCAGCACCAGCAGCATGTGATGCCCTACAAGAAGGTGGTGGTCAAGTACAAAGAGTGCCTCAAGAACCATGCAGCCTCCATGGGAGGGACTGCCATGGACGGGTGCGGCGAGTTCATGCCCAGCGGAGAGGAAGGCACCATCGAAGCCCTCACCTGCTCAGCCTGCAACTGCCACAGGAACTTCCACAGGAAAGAAGTtgagggtggtggtggtgatgatcATGACCCTCAATGGTACAACCAGACCGCACCGCACAACCTGATGAGCAAGCCTGGGAGGAAATTTATCATGGGCCATCAGATCCACCCCAAGAATGTCAATGTGCTGGGGGGTCatgagcctcctcctcctcctcatcatcatcatgggTTAGTCTACCCTACAGCTGCAGGCACTCTCATCTCCTCAAGAACACCTCCACCACTCCACCACCAGATGATCATCCCTTACAGCATTGGAGCCCACTCCCACTCGGGCCCCTCCGAGTCCGATGAGCACGAGGGCGGCGGCGGGGCAGCAGCAATTCGGGCGCCCCACCACCAGGCGGTAAAGAAGAGGTTCAGGACAAAGTTCACACAGGAGCAGAAGGAGAAGATGTTCAACTTTGCGGAGAAGGTGGGTTGGAAGATCCAGAAGCAGGAGGAGTCCGTGGTTCAGCAGTTCTGTCAAGAGGTTGGAGTGAAGAGGAGAGTGCTCAAGGTGTGGATGCACAACAACAAGCACAACCTTGCCAAGAAGAACCCCTCCAACAATAACACGCCCAGttcattaaattaa